Proteins found in one Amycolatopsis aidingensis genomic segment:
- the secA gene encoding preprotein translocase subunit SecA — translation MVLNRLLRAGEGKTLKRLRSIAQHINTLEDDVKDLSDAELQAKTDEFRKRHSDGESLDDLLPEAFAVGREAAQRVLGQRPFDVQIMGGAALHLGQVAEMKTGEGKTLTSVLAVYLNAISGKGVHVVTTNDYLAKRDSEWMGRIHRFLGLEVGVIMSDLPPEGRKAAYNADITYGTNNEFGFDYLRDNMAWSLEDCVQRGHNFAIVDEVDSILIDEARTPLIISGPADQSSRWYTEFARMSPLMKRDVHYEVDERKRAVGVTEKGVEFVEDQLGIENLYEAANTPLVGYLNNALKAKELYRKDKEYIVRGGEVLIVDEFTGRVLAGRRFNEGMHQAIEAKEGVEIKAENQTLATITLQNFFRLYDKLAGMTGTAETEAAEFHQTYKLGVVPIPTNRPMIRTDQADLIYKTEQSKFEAVAEDIAERHEKGQPVLVGTTSVEKSEHLSKLLLKLGVPHEVLNAKNHHREALIVAKAGRKGGVTVATNMAGRGTDIVLGGNPDIIADEVLRERGLDPVENSEEYEAAWPKVLEEVSAASKAEAEEVVEAGGLYVLGTERHESRRIDNQLRGRSGRQGDPGESRFYLSLGDDLMRRFNAAMVERVMTTMRLPDDVPIEHKMVSKAIKSAQTQVEQQNMEIRKNVLKYDEVMNRQRKVIYAERRRVLEGEDLREQAEHMLRDVVTAYVDGATAEGYAEDWDHEKLWTALKMLYPVGIRFEDLSEEMDDLDADSLKEALLEDASNAYAKREAELDEQVGKGAMRALERQVVLSVLDRKWREHLYEMDYLKEGIGLRAMAQRDPLVEYQREGFDLFNTMLESLKEETVGLLFNLQVERAEQPQAPAAEEATALPTGSGNGNGQATGGRHAKPTPPQPGTQPKQQEGEAVPAALRGKGLGGGSQQGLQLSGPAEGGGVESRGGGDGGEGKQGGGSGGGTRRERRAAARAEAKKNKKGARR, via the coding sequence ATGGTTCTGAACCGCCTGCTCCGCGCGGGCGAGGGTAAGACGTTGAAGCGGCTGCGCAGCATCGCCCAGCACATCAACACCCTCGAAGACGACGTGAAAGACCTCTCGGACGCCGAGCTGCAGGCCAAGACCGACGAGTTCCGCAAACGGCACTCCGATGGCGAGTCCCTGGACGATCTGCTGCCGGAGGCGTTCGCGGTCGGCAGGGAGGCAGCCCAGCGGGTGCTCGGCCAGCGTCCCTTCGACGTGCAGATCATGGGCGGTGCCGCGCTGCACCTCGGGCAGGTCGCCGAGATGAAGACCGGTGAGGGCAAGACGCTGACCTCCGTGCTGGCCGTCTACCTCAACGCCATCTCCGGCAAGGGCGTTCACGTCGTCACCACCAACGACTACCTGGCCAAACGTGACTCGGAGTGGATGGGCCGGATCCACCGGTTCCTCGGCCTCGAGGTCGGCGTGATCATGTCCGACCTGCCCCCGGAGGGACGGAAGGCGGCGTACAACGCCGACATCACCTACGGCACCAACAACGAGTTCGGCTTCGACTACCTGCGCGACAACATGGCCTGGAGCCTCGAGGACTGTGTGCAGCGCGGGCACAACTTCGCGATCGTGGACGAGGTGGACTCGATCCTCATCGACGAGGCGCGGACCCCGCTGATCATCTCCGGTCCCGCGGACCAGTCCTCCCGCTGGTACACCGAGTTCGCCCGGATGTCGCCGCTGATGAAGCGCGATGTCCACTACGAGGTGGACGAGCGCAAGCGCGCCGTCGGCGTCACCGAGAAGGGTGTGGAGTTCGTCGAGGACCAGCTCGGCATCGAGAACCTGTACGAGGCGGCGAACACCCCGCTGGTCGGCTACCTGAACAACGCCCTGAAGGCCAAGGAGCTGTACCGCAAGGACAAGGAGTACATCGTCCGCGGTGGCGAGGTGCTCATCGTGGACGAGTTCACCGGCCGGGTGCTGGCCGGGCGCCGCTTCAACGAGGGGATGCACCAGGCGATCGAGGCCAAGGAAGGCGTCGAGATCAAGGCCGAGAACCAGACGCTGGCCACGATCACCCTGCAGAACTTCTTCCGGCTCTACGACAAGCTGGCCGGGATGACCGGTACCGCCGAGACCGAGGCTGCCGAGTTCCACCAGACCTACAAGCTCGGTGTGGTGCCGATTCCGACGAACCGGCCGATGATCCGTACCGACCAGGCCGACCTGATCTACAAGACCGAGCAGTCGAAGTTCGAGGCCGTTGCCGAGGACATCGCCGAGCGGCACGAGAAGGGCCAGCCGGTGCTGGTCGGCACCACGAGCGTGGAGAAGTCGGAGCACCTTTCCAAGCTGCTGCTCAAGCTCGGTGTTCCGCACGAGGTGCTGAACGCCAAGAACCACCACCGGGAAGCGCTGATCGTGGCCAAGGCGGGCCGCAAGGGCGGGGTCACGGTGGCCACCAACATGGCGGGCCGCGGCACCGACATCGTGCTCGGCGGCAACCCGGACATCATCGCCGACGAGGTGCTGCGCGAGCGTGGCCTCGACCCGGTGGAGAACTCCGAGGAGTACGAGGCCGCCTGGCCCAAGGTGCTCGAGGAGGTCAGCGCGGCGTCCAAGGCGGAGGCCGAGGAGGTCGTCGAGGCGGGCGGGCTGTACGTGCTGGGCACCGAACGGCACGAGTCCCGGCGGATCGACAACCAGCTGCGTGGTCGTTCCGGCCGGCAGGGCGACCCCGGTGAGTCCCGCTTCTATCTCTCGCTCGGCGACGACCTGATGCGGCGGTTCAACGCCGCCATGGTCGAGCGCGTGATGACCACCATGCGGCTGCCGGACGACGTGCCGATCGAGCACAAGATGGTCAGCAAGGCCATCAAGAGCGCGCAGACGCAGGTCGAGCAGCAGAACATGGAGATCCGCAAGAACGTCCTCAAGTACGACGAGGTGATGAACCGGCAGCGCAAGGTGATCTACGCCGAGCGCCGCCGGGTGCTGGAGGGCGAGGACCTGCGTGAGCAGGCCGAGCACATGCTGCGGGACGTGGTCACCGCCTACGTCGACGGCGCCACCGCCGAGGGGTACGCCGAGGACTGGGACCACGAGAAGCTGTGGACCGCGCTGAAGATGCTGTACCCGGTGGGCATCCGGTTCGAGGACCTCTCCGAGGAGATGGATGACCTGGACGCCGACAGCCTCAAGGAGGCGCTGCTCGAGGACGCGAGCAACGCCTACGCCAAGCGGGAGGCAGAGCTGGACGAGCAGGTCGGCAAGGGCGCGATGCGGGCGCTGGAGCGCCAGGTCGTGCTGTCCGTGCTGGACCGCAAGTGGCGCGAGCACCTCTACGAGATGGACTACCTCAAGGAGGGCATCGGGCTGCGCGCGATGGCGCAGCGTGACCCGCTGGTGGAGTACCAGCGCGAGGGCTTCGACCTGTTCAACACGATGCTGGAGTCGTTGAAGGAGGAGACCGTCGGCCTGCTGTTCAACCTCCAGGTCGAGCGGGCCGAGCAGCCGCAGGCCCCGGCCGCCGAGGAGGCGACCGCGCTGCCGACCGGAAGCGGGAACGGCAACGGCCAGGCCACCGGTGGCCGGCACGCCAAGCCCACCCCGCCGCAGCCGGGCACCCAGCCGAAGCAGCAGGAGGGCGAGGCCGTGCCCGCCGCGCTGCGTGGCAAAGGCCTCGGCGGTGGCAGCCAGCAGGGCCTGCAACTGTCCGGGCCCGCCGAGGGCGGCGGTGTCGAGTCGCGTGGCGGCGGTGACGGCGGCGAGGGCAAGCAAGGTGGCGGGTCCGGCGGCGGCACCCGGCGGGAGCGGCGTGCGGCCGCCCGTGCCGAGGCGAAGAAGAACAAGAAGGGTGCCCGCCGCTAG
- the hpf gene encoding ribosome hibernation-promoting factor, HPF/YfiA family codes for MDIVVKGRNVEVPEHYRAHVSEKLARLERYDRKVIRYDVELFHEPNRRQAKNCQRVEITGKGRGPAVRAEAAAGDFYAALDSAVNKMENRLRRMHDRRRVHYGRRCPESVAEATSVSAAAAGGGPAPIVNGRRPAASTAVLDAPTAAEQGIDQESADSAESVAAEEIELPEQRWDDGVTDHQPGRIVREKQHSAEPMTVDQALYEMELVGHDFYLFNDAAAGRPSVVYRRKGFDYGVIRLG; via the coding sequence ATGGACATCGTGGTCAAGGGTCGCAACGTGGAGGTGCCCGAACACTATCGGGCGCACGTCAGCGAGAAGCTGGCCCGGCTCGAGCGGTACGACAGGAAGGTCATCCGGTACGACGTGGAGCTCTTCCACGAGCCCAACCGCAGGCAGGCGAAGAACTGCCAGCGTGTCGAGATCACCGGCAAGGGCAGGGGCCCTGCCGTTCGCGCGGAAGCCGCTGCCGGAGACTTCTACGCCGCGCTCGATTCCGCAGTGAACAAGATGGAGAACCGTCTCCGCCGCATGCACGACCGGCGGCGGGTGCACTACGGGCGGCGTTGCCCCGAATCGGTCGCCGAGGCGACCTCCGTCAGCGCGGCCGCCGCAGGCGGCGGACCGGCGCCGATCGTCAACGGCAGGCGCCCCGCGGCGAGCACCGCCGTACTGGACGCACCGACCGCGGCCGAGCAGGGCATCGACCAGGAGTCGGCCGACTCCGCCGAGTCGGTGGCGGCCGAGGAGATCGAGCTGCCCGAACAGCGCTGGGACGATGGTGTGACCGATCATCAGCCCGGCCGGATCGTGCGCGAGAAGCAACACTCCGCCGAACCCATGACCGTCGACCAGGCTCTCTACGAGATGGAGCTGGTCGGTCACGACTTCTACCTCTTCAACGACGCCGCGGCCGGGAGGCCGAGCGTGGTCTACCGCAGGAAGGGTTTCGACTACGGCGTCATCAGGCTCGGCTGA
- a CDS encoding ComF family protein, producing MTVGAKLPSLGRAVLDLILPARCAGCGELGAACCTRCRAVWQAPRPVARGPTVAAGQAGTVYALARYTGVPRRLVLAFKERGRRDLARPLGEALAGALPYLRGPRPDAQSTWWLVPVPSRSSAARSRGGSHLLALAGCCAAAMAAAGRRAVVAPALSLSRGARDAVGLDHRQRAANLDGRVRLRADRAPPAGTPVVLLDDVLTTGATVRACVAALSAGGLETTGVLVLTAAG from the coding sequence ATGACAGTCGGAGCGAAGCTGCCATCCCTCGGGCGGGCCGTCCTCGACCTGATCCTGCCCGCGCGCTGCGCGGGCTGTGGCGAACTGGGCGCCGCCTGCTGCACCCGATGCCGCGCGGTGTGGCAGGCACCGCGACCAGTGGCGCGCGGCCCCACGGTCGCGGCGGGCCAGGCGGGCACGGTCTACGCCCTCGCGCGGTACACCGGGGTGCCGCGCCGGCTCGTGCTGGCGTTCAAGGAACGGGGGCGCAGGGACCTCGCCCGCCCGCTCGGCGAGGCGCTGGCCGGTGCGCTGCCGTACCTGCGCGGGCCGCGGCCGGACGCGCAGAGCACCTGGTGGCTCGTGCCCGTGCCCTCCCGGTCCTCGGCCGCCCGCTCCCGTGGCGGCTCCCATCTGCTCGCGCTGGCCGGCTGCTGCGCGGCCGCCATGGCGGCGGCAGGCAGGCGGGCCGTGGTGGCTCCCGCCCTGTCCCTGTCCAGGGGTGCCCGGGACGCGGTGGGGCTGGACCACCGGCAGCGGGCGGCGAACCTGGACGGCCGGGTGCGGTTGCGCGCGGACCGCGCACCACCGGCGGGCACCCCGGTGGTGCTGCTGGACGATGTGCTCACCACCGGAGCGACCGTGCGGGCCTGCGTGGCGGCACTGTCCGCGGGCGGCCTGGAGACCACCGGGGTACTGGTGCTGACCGCGGCCGGTTAG
- a CDS encoding LpqB family beta-propeller domain-containing protein has protein sequence MRSVRARPVRGVLAVLACLVLAGGCANVPEESQAEVVSGERLGQPQPDIPEPDANLDALTAVRDFVTASARPINEHAAARVYLGPELRQSWEPGSTMTIIENRFNTRYVAEEEGPTAPTETSANEKVVVVSGTQIGKLGHDSAFLAARDSFRQEITVRKQGNGPWRIVDLPSTLVVTERDFAENYFRVPLYFFAPDTDALVPDLRYVVAKPQSKLPGRVTDLLLEGPSDSLTGAVHNPLGDEAALDGAVSGQANGALLVPLTGVTGKSDEEKKRIAAQFVRSLQTVTSSRIRLLSDRTPLVPGQLDWRPSDLASYESSASPSPDLQGLVTLNGAVRSLEDGSPVRGPAGTGAYHAESGAQSLGGNQLAIVERLGEKARLRIGYLGEVAPPVDVEGKTLTRPTWWPNTDTNDTSGEVWTVVDGTRISRVVRDPSGGWVPQPVNAAELNALGPISGLRLSRDGTRAAVIAGGNLVVAAVVRSNGSVTLRSPRVLQAGTVENVVDVDWATQDMLVAATSSESTMVVRVPVDGLQMDKFNGSNLTAPVRAITAAPSRPIVVGDASDELWTASGDIGEVWRPHDRPQGTGARPFYPG, from the coding sequence GTGAGAAGCGTCCGCGCCAGGCCGGTCCGGGGTGTGCTCGCCGTGCTGGCCTGCCTGGTGCTGGCAGGCGGCTGCGCGAACGTCCCGGAGGAGTCGCAGGCCGAGGTGGTTTCCGGGGAGCGGCTGGGGCAGCCGCAGCCGGACATCCCGGAGCCGGACGCGAACCTGGACGCGCTGACCGCCGTGCGCGATTTCGTCACGGCCAGTGCCCGGCCGATCAACGAGCACGCCGCCGCCCGCGTGTACCTGGGGCCGGAGCTGCGCCAGAGCTGGGAACCGGGCAGCACGATGACCATCATCGAGAACCGCTTCAACACCCGCTACGTCGCCGAGGAGGAGGGCCCGACGGCCCCGACCGAGACGTCCGCGAACGAGAAGGTGGTCGTGGTCAGCGGGACGCAGATCGGCAAGCTCGGCCACGACAGCGCGTTCCTGGCCGCGCGGGACTCCTTCCGCCAGGAAATCACGGTGCGCAAGCAGGGCAACGGACCGTGGCGCATCGTCGATCTGCCCAGCACGCTGGTGGTGACCGAGCGCGACTTCGCCGAGAACTACTTCCGGGTGCCGCTGTACTTCTTCGCCCCGGACACCGACGCGCTGGTGCCGGACCTGCGTTACGTGGTGGCCAAGCCGCAGTCGAAGCTGCCGGGCAGGGTGACCGACCTGCTGCTGGAAGGGCCCTCGGACAGCCTTACCGGAGCCGTGCACAACCCCCTCGGCGACGAGGCGGCCCTGGACGGCGCCGTGAGCGGCCAGGCCAACGGGGCGCTGCTGGTGCCGCTGACCGGGGTGACTGGCAAGAGCGACGAGGAGAAGAAGCGGATCGCCGCCCAGTTCGTGCGCTCGCTGCAGACCGTCACCAGCAGCCGCATCCGGCTGCTCTCGGACCGGACCCCGCTGGTGCCGGGCCAGCTGGACTGGCGGCCGAGCGATCTCGCCTCCTACGAGTCCTCCGCCTCGCCCAGCCCCGACCTGCAGGGGCTGGTGACCCTGAACGGTGCCGTGCGGTCACTGGAGGACGGCTCGCCGGTGCGCGGTCCCGCCGGGACTGGTGCCTACCACGCCGAGAGCGGGGCGCAGTCGCTCGGCGGGAACCAGCTGGCCATCGTGGAACGGCTTGGCGAGAAGGCCCGGCTGCGGATCGGCTACCTCGGCGAGGTCGCGCCCCCGGTCGACGTCGAGGGCAAAACCCTGACCAGGCCGACCTGGTGGCCGAACACCGACACCAACGACACCTCCGGTGAGGTCTGGACCGTCGTGGACGGCACCCGGATCTCGCGGGTGGTGCGGGATCCCAGTGGTGGCTGGGTTCCCCAGCCGGTGAACGCCGCCGAGCTGAACGCGCTCGGCCCGATTTCCGGGCTCCGGTTGTCCAGGGACGGCACCAGGGCCGCGGTGATCGCGGGCGGGAACCTCGTGGTGGCCGCGGTGGTGCGATCGAACGGCTCGGTGACCCTGCGCTCGCCACGGGTGCTGCAGGCAGGCACGGTGGAGAACGTGGTCGACGTCGACTGGGCCACCCAGGACATGCTGGTGGCGGCGACCAGTTCGGAGTCGACGATGGTGGTCCGGGTGCCGGTGGACGGCTTGCAGATGGACAAGTTCAACGGGTCCAACCTCACCGCCCCGGTCCGGGCGATCACCGCCGCGCCGAGCAGGCCGATCGTGGTCGGCGACGCCTCCGACGAGCTGTGGACCGCCAGCGGCGACATCGGCGAGGTCTGGCGTCCGCACGACCGCCCGCAGGGCACCGGCGCCCGGCCGTTCTATCCCGGCTGA
- the mtrB gene encoding MtrAB system histidine kinase MtrB — translation MRAEGGGSRDTDRPRKSTSSGRRAAELVVRLTAFGRRRAVAFNELWRHSLQFRVTVSTLALSSAVVFVLGMVLQNQITDRLMETKQRAAIQQTWSVVESAAGQLASIDGDPDDIEEKLNSALKKITSDSPSAQDSASSAAGAFEPVLASRGSARAADSTVSAGPYEHVPPRLRQFVEGGQQTAKQIHTVDTDRGRTTYLIVGAQVANTVRPVQLYLLFPLTAEQSTVATVQNTLLVGGLALLLLLAGIANLVTRQVVRPVRKAAAAAEQFAGGDLDQRLTVLGEDDLAKLAVSYNEMAASIQDQIRQLEEFGQLQRRFTSDVSHELRTPLTTVRMAADVLHASREQFPAGLARSAELLVDELDRFEALLGDLLEISRLDAGVEELAPESIDVRPIAVRAVEQVRVIAGSAGSAIELELPEEETVAEVDARRVERILRNLLANAVDHSEGHPVRLRLAANETAVALSVRDYGVGLRAGEAELVFNRFWRADPSRNRRTGGTGLGLAISHEDARLHGGMLEAWGEPDRGACFRLTLPRRVGDEIEESPIGLPPVERDLPALPAGENGAPSGAVTGENAEQNEDEWHEVEIAEREEVR, via the coding sequence ATGCGTGCAGAAGGCGGCGGATCCCGCGATACGGATCGGCCTCGCAAGTCGACCAGCTCCGGTCGGCGCGCGGCCGAGCTGGTCGTGCGGCTGACCGCGTTCGGCCGCAGGCGGGCGGTCGCCTTCAACGAGCTGTGGCGGCATTCGCTGCAGTTCCGCGTCACCGTATCCACCCTCGCGCTGTCCTCGGCCGTGGTGTTCGTGCTGGGCATGGTGTTGCAGAACCAGATCACCGACCGGCTGATGGAGACCAAGCAGCGCGCCGCGATCCAGCAGACGTGGTCCGTGGTGGAAAGCGCGGCCGGCCAGCTCGCCAGCATCGACGGTGACCCCGATGACATCGAAGAGAAGCTGAACAGCGCGCTCAAGAAGATCACCAGCGACTCGCCGAGCGCGCAGGACTCGGCGAGTTCGGCAGCGGGCGCGTTCGAACCGGTGCTGGCCAGCCGCGGCTCGGCCCGGGCCGCGGACAGCACGGTGTCGGCGGGCCCGTACGAGCACGTGCCCCCGCGGCTGCGGCAGTTCGTCGAGGGAGGCCAGCAGACCGCCAAGCAGATCCACACGGTGGACACGGACCGCGGCCGGACCACCTACCTCATCGTCGGAGCGCAGGTCGCAAACACGGTCCGTCCGGTTCAGCTGTACCTGCTGTTCCCGCTGACCGCCGAGCAGAGCACCGTCGCCACGGTGCAGAACACCCTGCTGGTCGGCGGCCTGGCACTGCTGTTGCTGCTGGCGGGGATCGCGAACCTGGTCACCAGGCAGGTGGTCCGGCCGGTGCGCAAGGCGGCCGCGGCGGCGGAACAGTTCGCCGGCGGCGATCTCGACCAGCGGCTCACCGTGCTCGGCGAGGACGACCTCGCCAAGCTGGCGGTCTCCTACAACGAGATGGCCGCCAGTATTCAGGACCAGATCCGCCAGCTGGAGGAGTTCGGCCAGCTCCAGCGCCGGTTCACCTCGGACGTCTCGCATGAGCTGCGCACCCCGCTGACCACCGTGCGGATGGCCGCCGACGTGCTGCACGCATCCAGGGAGCAGTTCCCCGCCGGCCTCGCCCGTTCGGCCGAGCTGCTGGTCGACGAGCTGGACCGGTTCGAGGCGCTGCTCGGCGACCTGCTGGAGATCAGCAGGCTGGACGCCGGGGTGGAGGAGCTGGCCCCGGAGTCGATCGACGTGCGCCCGATCGCGGTCAGGGCGGTCGAGCAGGTGCGGGTGATCGCCGGGAGCGCGGGCAGCGCCATCGAGCTGGAGCTGCCCGAGGAGGAGACCGTCGCCGAGGTGGACGCCCGCAGGGTGGAGCGGATCCTGCGCAACCTGCTGGCCAACGCCGTCGACCACAGCGAGGGGCATCCGGTGCGGCTGCGGCTGGCCGCCAACGAGACGGCGGTGGCGCTGAGCGTCCGGGACTACGGCGTCGGCCTGCGGGCGGGTGAGGCCGAGCTGGTGTTCAACCGGTTCTGGCGGGCCGACCCCTCGCGCAACCGCCGCACCGGCGGCACCGGGCTCGGGCTGGCGATCAGCCATGAGGACGCCCGGTTGCACGGTGGCATGCTGGAGGCGTGGGGCGAGCCCGACCGGGGCGCCTGCTTCCGGCTCACCCTGCCCCGGCGCGTCGGTGACGAGATCGAGGAGTCCCCGATCGGTCTCCCACCGGTGGAGCGGGACCTGCCCGCACTGCCGGCGGGCGAGAACGGCGCCCCCTCCGGTGCGGTCACCGGGGAGAACGCCGAGCAGAACGAGGACGAATGGCACGAGGTGGAGATCGCCGAGCGCGAGGAGGTCAGGTGA
- the mtrA gene encoding MtrAB system response regulator MtrA encodes MKARVLVVDDDPALAEMLTIVLRGEGFDTAVVADGSRALPALRELKPDLVLLDLMLPGMNGIDVCKAIRAESGVPIVMLTAKSDTVDIVLGLESGADDYVVKPFKPKELVARVRARMRRTESEPAESLTIGDLAIDVPGHEVTREGKAIPLTPLEFDLLVALARKPRQVFTREVLLEQVWGYRHAADTRLVNVHVQRLRSKVEKDPEHPEVVLTVRGVGYKAGPP; translated from the coding sequence ATGAAGGCACGTGTGCTGGTCGTCGACGACGACCCTGCTCTGGCGGAGATGCTCACCATCGTGCTGCGTGGGGAGGGGTTCGATACGGCGGTCGTCGCGGACGGTTCCCGGGCCCTGCCCGCGCTCCGGGAGCTGAAACCCGACCTCGTGCTGCTCGACCTGATGCTGCCAGGGATGAACGGGATCGACGTCTGCAAGGCCATCCGGGCCGAGTCCGGTGTCCCGATCGTGATGCTCACCGCCAAGAGCGACACGGTGGACATCGTGCTGGGCCTGGAGTCCGGCGCGGACGACTACGTGGTCAAGCCGTTCAAACCGAAGGAACTCGTCGCCCGGGTGCGGGCGCGGATGCGGCGCACCGAGTCCGAGCCCGCCGAGTCGCTGACCATCGGGGACCTCGCGATCGACGTCCCAGGGCACGAGGTGACCAGGGAGGGCAAGGCGATCCCGCTCACCCCGCTGGAGTTCGACCTGCTGGTGGCGCTGGCCCGCAAGCCGCGGCAGGTGTTCACCCGCGAGGTCCTGCTCGAGCAGGTCTGGGGTTACCGGCATGCCGCGGACACCCGGCTGGTGAACGTCCATGTGCAGCGCCTGCGGTCCAAGGTCGAGAAGGACCCGGAGCATCCCGAGGTCGTTCTGACGGTGCGCGGCGTCGGTTACAAGGCCGGACCGCCATAA
- a CDS encoding IclR family transcriptional regulator, translating to MRNSAAARSGDSPVQSVDRAISVLELLARNGEAGITEIAAELGVHKSTASRLVRVLEARGLVEQLGQRGKYAIGFGIVRLAGAATGRMDLSRLGRQTCETLAEELGETVNIAIADEGIAINISQARGSAAVTTQNWTGQRTPLHATSSGKVLLAHLAEQERERVLARGLERYTPATTVSPEELVRELERIRADGYAACFEELEVGLHALAVPIRGPDGEVVAALSASGPAYRLSRQRIGQLVQPLTGAAAELSAQLGYFVD from the coding sequence GTGCGGAACTCAGCGGCCGCCAGGAGCGGGGACAGCCCGGTGCAGTCGGTGGACCGGGCGATCAGCGTGCTCGAGCTGCTCGCCCGCAACGGGGAGGCCGGTATCACCGAGATCGCCGCCGAGCTGGGGGTGCACAAGTCCACCGCCTCCAGGCTGGTGCGCGTGCTGGAGGCGCGCGGCCTGGTGGAGCAGCTCGGTCAGCGCGGCAAGTACGCGATCGGGTTCGGCATCGTCCGCCTCGCGGGGGCGGCGACCGGCCGGATGGATCTCTCCCGGCTCGGCAGGCAGACCTGCGAGACGTTGGCCGAGGAACTCGGCGAGACGGTGAACATCGCGATCGCCGACGAGGGCATCGCGATCAACATCAGCCAGGCGCGCGGGTCCGCCGCGGTCACCACGCAGAACTGGACCGGGCAGCGCACTCCCCTGCACGCCACCTCCAGCGGCAAGGTGCTGCTGGCGCACCTGGCCGAGCAGGAGCGGGAGCGGGTGCTGGCGCGCGGGCTCGAACGGTACACACCGGCCACCACGGTTTCGCCGGAGGAACTGGTGCGGGAGCTGGAGCGCATCCGGGCGGACGGGTACGCGGCCTGCTTCGAGGAGCTGGAGGTCGGCCTGCACGCACTGGCGGTGCCCATCCGCGGGCCGGACGGCGAGGTGGTCGCCGCGCTGAGCGCCTCCGGCCCCGCATACCGGCTGTCCCGGCAGCGCATCGGGCAACTGGTCCAGCCGTTGACCGGCGCGGCGGCCGAGTTGTCCGCCCAGCTCGGCTACTTCGTGGACTGA
- a CDS encoding dTMP kinase, producing the protein MGRLIVIEGLDGAGKRTLADQLVTALHEAGASVQTLAFPRYGKSVHADLIHEALHREHGDLAESVYGMGLLYALDRRDAAEDIRAELRANDVLLLDRYVASNAAYQAARSYQGADGAVVEWVRELEIDRFGLPVPAAQLLLRVPAAVAGARAQQRADTETGRAKDLFESDDDLQTRCAKVYDQLAARSWLSPWYTIDGAASVDTRKLAGDLLTR; encoded by the coding sequence GTGGGGCGACTGATCGTGATCGAAGGGCTGGACGGCGCGGGTAAACGCACGCTGGCCGACCAACTGGTGACGGCCTTGCACGAGGCGGGGGCGAGCGTGCAGACGCTGGCGTTCCCGCGCTATGGCAAGAGTGTGCACGCCGACCTGATCCATGAGGCACTGCACCGGGAACACGGCGATCTCGCCGAGTCGGTGTACGGCATGGGGCTGCTCTACGCGCTGGACCGCAGGGACGCCGCCGAGGACATCCGGGCCGAGCTACGGGCCAACGACGTCCTACTGCTCGATCGTTATGTCGCCTCGAACGCCGCCTACCAGGCCGCCCGCTCCTACCAGGGAGCCGATGGCGCCGTCGTGGAATGGGTACGTGAGCTGGAGATCGACCGGTTCGGGCTGCCGGTGCCCGCCGCGCAACTGCTGCTCAGGGTGCCCGCGGCGGTGGCCGGGGCGCGGGCCCAGCAGCGCGCGGACACCGAGACCGGCCGGGCCAAGGACCTCTTCGAGTCCGACGACGATCTGCAGACCCGCTGTGCCAAGGTGTACGACCAACTCGCCGCCCGCTCCTGGCTTTCCCCCTGGTACACCATCGACGGGGCGGCCAGTGTGGACACCCGCAAGCTCGCAGGCGACCTGCTCACCCGCTGA